TTGGGATTGTTTAAGGTCTTCAGGATCAGGCTTCTTTCCTTGCGATTGGCCTCGCCCAGAGCATGATAGACGATCACCGTCCGCTTGCCTTCCCTGATGTCCGAACCCACCGGCTTGCCCAGTTTTTTCTCGTCGGCCAGGATGCCCAGAATGTCGTCCTGCAGCTGGAAGGCGATCCCGCAATTGGAGGTGAACAGCGACAGGGCCTCCACATAGGGATGGCGGCTGTTGGGCTGGTCTATCCCGATCATGGCCCCCGCCTTGCCGGCGAACTGGTAAAGGGCCCCGGTCTTCTTCCACAGCATGGACAGGATCTTTTCCTCGCTTAAAGCTTCTATCGGCATCTTGGAATACTGCAGGTCCAGGGCCTCGCCCTCGATCAGGTTGCACTGGACGTCCACCTCCAGGTCCAGGATCAGCTGCAGCACCAGGATGGGGCTGATGCCCTTTTCCCTGGCCAGCTCGGTCAGCAGGGAGATGGTCCAGCCCTGCTGCAGATCCCCGGCCAGGATGGCCATGGCCTGGCCGTAGTGCGCCGCCTCCTCGCCCTTCAGGCCCAGCTTCTTGATGGCCCGGTCCTTCAGTTCCTCGTGGACGGTGGCCACCCCGCGCCGGGTGCCGTCGCGGTCGATGATATCGTCATGCACCAGGGTCCAGGTATGGTAGACCTCCACCGCCGCCGCCGCCGGGACGGCCTTGTCCTCGTCGCCGCCTACCGCCCCGCAGGCCAGCAGCAGCACCGCCGGCCGGAGCGACTTGCCGCCGGCCTTGAGGTATTTATGCACCCCGCAGTAGATGTCTTCGGGCTGGAATTTTTCCGGCCGGTCCTTCAACTGGAGGTACTGATAGACCTTTTCCTTGCGGCACTTGACCTCCTCCATCAACCGGGCCAGGCCGCTTAAGGGTTTGAGCTTGGCCGGCATTTCTTTTTTGACCGGGGCCTGTTTCCTGACCGCAGTGGTTTTCTTGGCGGTTTTTTTCTTGGCCGCTGTAATTTTCTTGACGGGCTTTTTCTTGATTGCAGCTGTTTTCTTGACGGTCTTTTTCTGAGCCATTTAATTCTCCTCCATATGGTGCTCTTCAACCTTCAGCCTGCCCTGGATGTCCCTGGTTATTTTTTTTATTTTATTTTGGGTTTCTTCCAAAGTGGCCTGGCATCTGGCCATCAGTTCCATGCCCTCCTGGTAGAGCGTCAGGGCCTGGTCCAGCTCGATCTCCCCGGATTCCATCTGGTCAACTATCTGCTCGATACGGGCCAGGGCCTTTTCGAATTTGAAATCGGCATCTGTTTTTGCTTTTTTCATGGTATGGTTTCCTCGACTGTCATTTGAGCTTTGCCGGCATGGAACTCGGCGGTTATCAATTTGCCCTTATCCAGGGTTTTTGAAGATACTACCACCCGCCCGTTCTGATCGCGGCAGATGCTGTATCCCCTCTTGAGGGTATTTTTGGGGTCCAGGGCTTTTAACGCCAGGGCCTGGCCCTGCAGTCTGTTGTCATATGAACTGACCCGGTCGGTGATCTTGTTATTGAGGGCTGTCCCGGCCCAGTCCAGCTGCTGGGATTTCTGGGACAGCATGTCCTGCAGTCGGTTCAGGCCGTAGCTGCGCTGGATCGATGTCAGCCGGGATCCGGC
The nucleotide sequence above comes from Candidatus Edwardsbacteria bacterium RifOxyA12_full_54_48. Encoded proteins:
- a CDS encoding exodeoxyribonuclease VII small subunit encodes the protein MKKAKTDADFKFEKALARIEQIVDQMESGEIELDQALTLYQEGMELMARCQATLEETQNKIKKITRDIQGRLKVEEHHMEEN